Proteins encoded in a region of the Isosphaeraceae bacterium EP7 genome:
- a CDS encoding sialidase family protein: protein MRWIVPGLVAALLLASPVAKGEEPAFSTSILFPFEKKHNHASCVVELADGSLLATWYTGSGERKSDDVRIVGARLKKGATAWGPVFEMADTPGYPDCNPSVFVGQDKALWLFWPTILDHRWEGALLKFARAEDGTGEGTPRWTREGVIHITPVKFEDDIQSSLKTVTAEERAKHKAEVDELESRAKDLIYQRLGWMPRVRPIVLPSGRWLLPLYTDTYSMSLVAISDDQGATWQTSRPMIGFGNIQPSLVRKKDGTIVAFMRENGPRQKIRLSTSKDEGQTWSVVTESSLPNPGAGVDAILLASGAWAIIYNDLTDGRHSLAISLSDDEGATWPITRHVESHAKKDGSYHYPSILQDSDGAIHVTYTNGGKPEGSTIQHARLNEAWIRQGDPTPKR, encoded by the coding sequence ATGCGCTGGATTGTGCCGGGGCTTGTTGCTGCGCTGCTACTGGCGAGTCCGGTCGCGAAGGGGGAGGAGCCGGCGTTCTCGACGTCGATCTTGTTCCCGTTCGAAAAGAAGCACAATCACGCCTCGTGCGTGGTCGAGCTTGCCGACGGCAGCCTTCTGGCCACCTGGTACACCGGCTCGGGCGAGCGGAAGTCGGATGACGTCAGGATCGTCGGGGCCAGGCTGAAGAAGGGGGCGACGGCCTGGGGGCCTGTGTTTGAGATGGCCGACACGCCGGGGTATCCCGACTGCAATCCGTCGGTCTTCGTCGGGCAGGACAAGGCGCTCTGGCTGTTCTGGCCGACGATCCTCGACCATCGCTGGGAAGGGGCCCTGCTCAAGTTCGCCAGGGCCGAGGATGGCACGGGCGAAGGGACCCCTCGCTGGACCCGCGAAGGGGTGATCCACATCACCCCCGTCAAGTTCGAGGACGACATCCAGAGTTCGCTCAAGACCGTGACGGCCGAGGAACGCGCCAAGCACAAGGCAGAGGTGGATGAGCTCGAATCGCGGGCCAAGGACTTGATCTATCAGCGGCTCGGCTGGATGCCCAGGGTCAGGCCCATCGTCCTGCCGTCGGGGCGCTGGCTCCTCCCCCTGTATACGGACACGTACTCGATGTCGCTGGTGGCGATCAGCGACGACCAGGGGGCGACCTGGCAGACGAGCCGGCCGATGATCGGGTTCGGCAACATCCAGCCCAGCCTGGTGCGCAAGAAAGACGGGACGATCGTCGCATTCATGCGCGAGAATGGCCCTCGTCAGAAGATCAGGCTCAGCACGTCGAAGGACGAGGGGCAGACCTGGAGCGTCGTCACCGAGTCGTCCCTGCCCAATCCAGGCGCGGGGGTCGACGCGATCCTGCTGGCGAGCGGCGCCTGGGCCATCATCTACAATGACCTGACCGACGGGCGGCACTCGCTGGCCATCAGCCTCTCCGACGACGAGGGGGCGACCTGGCCGATCACGCGGCATGTGGAGTCGCACGCCAAGAAGGATGGTTCGTACCATTATCCTTCGATCTTGCAGGATTCCGACGGGGCGATCCACGTGACGTACACGAACGGGGGGAAGCCCGAGGGGAGCACGATCCAGCATGCCAGGCTCAACGAGGCCTGGATTCGCCAGGGCGACCCGACCCCGAAGCGCTGA
- a CDS encoding MFS transporter has product MSSMPEDRAAARRRREPWVVVALLWFCGFFNYADRQAVFSVLPLIRSEFALNDTQVGYLGSAFMIVYALAAPIAGSVVDRRPRRTLIVLGLGVWSAVCALTGTARSFAQLIFYRAAEGLGESFYFPASMSLLADHHGKRTRSKAMAIHQSSVYLGTIGGGALAGLMAQWTGDWRTPFLVLGLVGMAYAVSLRFLLNEPKRGATEEPGSLALDPEFSAHVAPPHDPEIRETFGDRLSEFGRRLGLIVRQPAAVFLLLGFGVANFVAASLLAWLPLFVFNKFKLNLANASLTATTSMQLGSVLGVLLGGWLADRAARRAGGRMRVQALGLIFAAPFLYVLGTTESVAILIATLGAVGLGKGIYDSNIFAAMYDVVPVEVRGTAAGLLNTVGWTFGSLAPTAIGIVADSRYGLSIALASTTAFYFVAAGLVLIAGFLARRRAAGL; this is encoded by the coding sequence ATGTCGAGCATGCCGGAAGATCGGGCCGCGGCCAGGCGCAGGCGAGAACCCTGGGTGGTTGTCGCCTTGCTCTGGTTCTGCGGGTTCTTCAATTACGCCGATCGCCAGGCGGTCTTCTCGGTCTTGCCGCTGATCCGCAGCGAGTTCGCCCTCAACGACACTCAGGTCGGCTACCTGGGCTCGGCGTTCATGATCGTCTACGCGCTGGCGGCCCCGATCGCGGGGTCGGTGGTCGACCGGCGCCCGAGGCGGACGCTGATCGTCCTGGGGCTAGGGGTCTGGAGCGCCGTCTGCGCCCTGACGGGCACGGCCCGATCGTTCGCCCAGCTCATCTTCTACCGTGCGGCCGAAGGGCTGGGCGAATCGTTCTACTTCCCGGCCTCGATGTCGCTGCTGGCCGACCACCACGGCAAGCGGACGCGGTCGAAGGCGATGGCGATCCACCAGTCGAGCGTCTACCTCGGCACCATCGGCGGCGGTGCGCTGGCGGGCCTGATGGCCCAGTGGACGGGCGACTGGCGGACCCCATTCCTGGTGCTCGGGCTTGTGGGGATGGCGTATGCCGTCTCGCTCCGGTTCCTGCTCAACGAGCCGAAGCGAGGGGCGACCGAGGAGCCCGGGAGCCTCGCCCTCGACCCCGAATTCTCGGCCCATGTCGCGCCTCCGCACGACCCGGAGATCCGCGAGACCTTCGGCGATCGGCTGTCGGAGTTCGGCCGTCGTCTGGGCCTGATCGTGCGGCAGCCGGCGGCGGTGTTTCTGCTCCTTGGCTTCGGCGTCGCGAACTTCGTCGCGGCCAGCCTGCTGGCCTGGCTGCCGCTGTTCGTCTTCAACAAGTTCAAATTGAACCTGGCCAACGCCTCGCTGACGGCGACGACCTCGATGCAGCTGGGCAGCGTCCTGGGCGTGCTGCTGGGCGGCTGGCTGGCCGACCGCGCGGCGCGCAGGGCCGGGGGCCGGATGCGGGTCCAGGCCCTCGGCCTGATCTTCGCCGCTCCGTTCCTCTATGTGCTCGGCACCACCGAGAGCGTCGCGATCCTGATCGCCACCCTCGGGGCGGTCGGCCTGGGGAAGGGGATCTACGACTCGAACATCTTCGCCGCGATGTACGACGTGGTCCCCGTCGAAGTGCGCGGGACGGCCGCGGGGCTGCTGAACACCGTCGGCTGGACCTTCGGCAGCCTGGCCCCGACGGCCATCGGCATCGTGGCCGACAGCAGATATGGCCTGAGCATCGCCCTGGCCTCGACCACCGCCTTCTACTTCGTCGCCGCCGGCCTGGTGCTCATCGCCGGCTTCCTGGCCCGGAGGCGCGCCGCGGGCCTCTGA
- a CDS encoding c-type cytochrome domain-containing protein produces the protein MPRLGPCSLALALALCLAPRLMASAVEDPPAKPAEDKPAAAAKVEAEAKPADAPAKPDEAKPKPEEPAAKPEEAKPISFIKDVAPILVQNCIACHNPRKSEGKYSMTNFAALAKGGAQGEGVTLEPGDADASYFVELIRPDGEPRMPYKMDALPAEQVALIETWVKQGAKYDGASPTEDWTVVYRRSVPVVIPEDYPVAVPITALAFSPDGTSLASAGYHEVNLWKPADGSLAGRLRPMGERVYDIAYSADGKWLAIASGDPGQAGLAQLWAAEPNGNAKLVRTLVESTDSVFAVAFSPDNKLVAAAGADRAIRIYEVESGKETATIEDHADWIYDLAFSPDGKRLASASRDKTSKVFDVVKKESLVTFPAHAEPVYSVAYGPDGKTIASAGADNSIRLWAPDDDGKQTRQIGGFNGAVFRIQYMPDGKSIVACSSDKVVAVVNPADGARLKALEGHTDWVYSFAISGDGKTIASGSWDGEVRLWNYEDGKPIRTIVAAPGFKKLAAK, from the coding sequence ATGCCCCGCCTCGGCCCATGCTCGCTCGCCCTGGCCCTTGCCTTGTGCCTGGCCCCGCGCCTGATGGCCTCCGCCGTGGAAGATCCGCCCGCCAAGCCGGCGGAGGACAAGCCCGCGGCCGCCGCAAAGGTTGAAGCCGAAGCCAAGCCCGCCGACGCTCCCGCCAAGCCGGACGAGGCCAAGCCCAAGCCGGAAGAGCCCGCCGCTAAGCCGGAAGAGGCCAAGCCGATCAGCTTCATCAAGGACGTGGCCCCGATCCTGGTGCAGAACTGCATCGCCTGCCACAACCCTCGGAAGTCCGAGGGCAAATACTCGATGACCAACTTCGCCGCGCTGGCGAAGGGCGGGGCCCAGGGAGAAGGGGTCACGCTGGAGCCTGGAGACGCGGACGCGAGCTATTTCGTCGAGCTGATCCGCCCCGACGGCGAGCCCCGCATGCCCTACAAGATGGACGCGTTGCCCGCCGAGCAGGTGGCCCTCATCGAGACCTGGGTGAAGCAGGGGGCAAAGTACGACGGCGCCAGCCCGACGGAGGACTGGACGGTCGTGTATCGCCGGAGCGTGCCGGTCGTCATCCCCGAAGACTACCCCGTCGCGGTCCCCATCACGGCGCTCGCCTTCAGCCCCGACGGCACCAGCCTCGCCTCGGCCGGTTATCACGAGGTCAACCTCTGGAAGCCCGCCGACGGCTCGCTCGCCGGACGCCTGCGGCCGATGGGCGAGCGTGTCTATGACATCGCCTACAGCGCCGACGGCAAGTGGCTGGCCATCGCCAGCGGCGACCCCGGACAGGCTGGCCTGGCGCAGCTCTGGGCGGCCGAGCCCAACGGCAACGCCAAGCTCGTCAGGACCCTGGTCGAGTCGACCGACAGCGTCTTCGCCGTCGCCTTCAGCCCGGATAACAAGCTCGTCGCCGCCGCGGGCGCCGATCGCGCGATCCGGATCTACGAGGTCGAGAGCGGCAAGGAGACGGCGACGATCGAGGACCACGCCGACTGGATCTACGACCTCGCGTTCAGCCCCGACGGCAAGCGGCTCGCCAGCGCCAGCCGCGACAAGACGAGCAAGGTCTTCGACGTCGTCAAGAAGGAGTCGCTCGTCACCTTCCCCGCGCATGCCGAGCCGGTTTACAGCGTCGCCTACGGGCCCGACGGCAAGACCATCGCCTCGGCGGGTGCCGATAACTCGATCCGCCTCTGGGCCCCCGACGACGACGGCAAGCAGACTCGTCAGATCGGCGGCTTCAACGGCGCCGTCTTCCGGATCCAGTACATGCCCGACGGCAAGTCGATCGTCGCCTGCTCATCAGATAAGGTCGTCGCCGTGGTGAACCCCGCCGACGGTGCCCGTCTGAAAGCCCTGGAAGGCCACACCGACTGGGTCTACTCGTTCGCCATCTCCGGCGACGGCAAGACCATCGCCTCGGGAAGCTGGGACGGCGAGGTCCGACTCTGGAATTACGAGGACGGCAAGCCGATCCGGACGATCGTGGCGGCACCGGGATTCAAGAAGCTCGCCGCCAAGTAA
- a CDS encoding permease translates to MSTLVSPAPSTTRYPWGVRGDINAFFGLMLDNIGDMILMAALLVKVFGLPVDFVLTRMIPGTAIGVMVGDLIYSAMAFRLARKMGRSDVTAMPLGLDTPSTFGMVFLILGPAYKAAQGRGLGDSDAATHAWFVGISMIMASGIFKLICSVLGPQLRRVVPRAGLLGSLTAISLVIISFLPLLDIASQPIAGFAALGVVLVTLTARWELPGQIPGALAAVLVGCLIYYGLWAFGFGPGLGAEGGTPSATLRASLPFPAGDWWAWFRLNWGEASGYLPVALPLALATVIGGIDCTESASAAGDDYSTGPILAADAIATLAGGLFGGVIQSTAYIGHPAYKAMGARAGYTLAVALFVGAAGIFGFFDWIFYVLPRPVVFPILIFVGLEITSQSFHATPSRYYPAVTLACVPALAYLASLALGQVLPETGKPFEQLGAQTQQWVQTVTMLAGGFIVTSLIWSTTLSHLIDGKIRPAVCTLLVAAACSLFGVIHSGLPSGPLITPGEAIRRLKVEGRYEASIRQTPYHWAAAYATVAAILLVIGSVGRAPSVEAADEPRPI, encoded by the coding sequence GTGTCCACCCTTGTTTCGCCTGCTCCGTCGACGACCCGCTACCCTTGGGGCGTCCGAGGGGATATCAACGCGTTCTTCGGGCTGATGCTCGATAACATCGGCGACATGATCCTGATGGCCGCCCTTCTGGTGAAGGTCTTCGGGTTGCCGGTCGACTTCGTCCTGACTCGGATGATTCCCGGCACGGCCATCGGCGTGATGGTCGGCGACCTGATCTACTCGGCGATGGCCTTCCGGCTCGCACGCAAGATGGGCCGGTCCGACGTCACGGCGATGCCCTTGGGGCTGGATACGCCGAGCACCTTCGGCATGGTCTTCCTCATCCTGGGCCCTGCCTACAAGGCTGCGCAGGGCAGGGGGCTGGGCGACTCCGACGCGGCAACGCATGCATGGTTCGTCGGAATCTCGATGATCATGGCCTCGGGGATCTTCAAGCTGATCTGCTCGGTGCTGGGCCCGCAGTTGCGCCGAGTCGTGCCCAGGGCTGGGCTGCTGGGGTCGCTCACGGCGATCTCGCTGGTCATCATCAGCTTCCTGCCGCTGCTGGACATCGCCTCGCAGCCGATCGCCGGGTTCGCCGCGCTGGGTGTGGTCCTCGTCACGCTCACGGCCCGCTGGGAGCTGCCCGGCCAGATTCCGGGGGCTCTGGCGGCGGTGCTCGTGGGCTGCCTGATCTATTACGGGCTCTGGGCATTCGGGTTCGGGCCCGGCCTGGGGGCCGAGGGGGGGACGCCTTCGGCGACGCTCAGGGCGTCTCTGCCGTTTCCCGCGGGCGACTGGTGGGCCTGGTTCCGCCTGAACTGGGGCGAGGCCTCGGGCTATCTGCCTGTGGCCTTGCCCCTGGCCCTGGCGACGGTCATCGGCGGGATCGACTGCACCGAGAGCGCCTCGGCGGCGGGCGACGATTACTCGACCGGGCCGATCCTGGCGGCCGACGCGATCGCGACCCTCGCCGGCGGCCTCTTCGGCGGGGTCATCCAGTCCACCGCCTATATCGGCCACCCGGCCTACAAGGCGATGGGAGCCCGCGCGGGTTATACCCTCGCGGTGGCCCTGTTCGTGGGGGCGGCGGGCATCTTCGGGTTCTTCGACTGGATCTTCTACGTCCTGCCCAGGCCGGTCGTCTTCCCGATCCTGATCTTCGTCGGCCTGGAGATCACGTCGCAGTCGTTCCACGCCACGCCGTCGAGGTATTATCCCGCGGTGACCCTGGCCTGCGTCCCGGCCCTGGCCTATCTCGCGTCGCTGGCCCTGGGACAGGTGCTCCCCGAGACCGGCAAACCGTTTGAACAGCTAGGCGCGCAAACACAGCAGTGGGTACAAACGGTGACGATGTTGGCCGGCGGATTCATCGTCACGAGCCTGATCTGGTCGACGACGCTCTCGCACCTGATTGACGGCAAGATCAGGCCCGCGGTCTGCACGCTGCTGGTCGCCGCGGCGTGCTCCCTGTTCGGCGTGATCCACTCGGGATTGCCTTCGGGGCCGCTGATCACGCCCGGCGAGGCCATCCGCAGGCTGAAGGTCGAGGGGCGATACGAGGCGTCGATTCGCCAGACTCCGTACCACTGGGCGGCGGCCTACGCGACGGTGGCCGCGATTTTGCTTGTAATCGGGAGCGTCGGGCGTGCCCCGTCCGTCGAGGCGGCCGACGAGCCTCGGCCGATTTGA
- a CDS encoding BON domain-containing protein, whose amino-acid sequence MAESDESQPADGMIDGAVRKVAQGIEDASTTVRDRYDMVVGATRNGALASEVNSRLRQDRALESGRIDVQVEEEGTVILKGQVPDAESKNHAVESTREIRGVVRVEDHLAVPPTPRVYNAPTGVAATSRTRRIR is encoded by the coding sequence GTGGCCGAGTCGGACGAATCCCAGCCGGCAGACGGAATGATCGACGGCGCCGTGCGGAAGGTCGCCCAGGGGATCGAAGACGCATCGACGACCGTACGGGACCGTTATGACATGGTGGTGGGTGCGACCCGCAATGGGGCACTCGCCTCCGAGGTCAATTCCCGACTTCGCCAAGACCGGGCGCTCGAGTCCGGACGAATCGATGTGCAGGTCGAGGAGGAAGGTACGGTCATCCTCAAAGGCCAGGTGCCTGATGCCGAGTCGAAAAACCATGCGGTGGAATCGACTCGCGAAATTCGCGGGGTGGTCCGGGTGGAAGACCATCTGGCCGTCCCGCCGACGCCGCGAGTCTACAATGCTCCCACAGGCGTCGCCGCCACCTCTCGGACTCGCCGCATTCGCTGA
- the ptsP gene encoding phosphoenolpyruvate--protein phosphotransferase produces MYKGVAVSPGVVVGVAYRVDSVFGPGEPRSLADAGLVPEEVERFTLAVAKSAEELEQIVVKVAEQLGAAEADIFKSHLQIVNDRTLISKVNDLIETRHLTALSALQEVLQGYAATFARIEHDYYRERIADIRDVISRIGSHLTAQSPFDSHGDSALNGDEPVILVAHELLPSQAMSLGNLPIAGIVTETGGGTSHAAILARSRGIPAVSGVIDITLVVQSGDPIIVDGRDGLVLIRPDPEVTSAYRKLQREFFDLKDRLILNRDQPAVSADGAQIELLANINNIADAQAASQVGATGVGLFRTEYLFLTHQDVPDEEEQYQYYRQIIEDSPNKTITIRTLDLGGDKTLPYLGSRNEANPFMGWRSIRLSFEHPRLFERQIRAILRAARHGKVSILFPMITTLEELRYVNRMVDETRRNLRREGVPFGEDVKTGLMVEVPAAAICIDALLRETDFISIGSNDLIQYLVAADRDNPKVAHLCEPLSPAIFKILQMVIDACQRMGTPVTLCGEMAGQPKSVLTLFGLGLRRFSMSPAFVPTIKALLASVTTAQAERFAHQVLQLKTAEEIRGYLSARLHEVSSTLEVLDSN; encoded by the coding sequence ATGTATAAAGGCGTCGCTGTCAGCCCTGGCGTTGTGGTGGGGGTCGCGTATCGCGTCGACTCCGTCTTCGGGCCGGGCGAGCCGCGCTCGCTGGCCGATGCCGGCCTGGTCCCCGAAGAGGTTGAGCGGTTCACGCTGGCCGTCGCCAAATCCGCCGAGGAACTCGAGCAGATTGTCGTCAAGGTCGCCGAGCAACTTGGCGCGGCCGAGGCCGATATCTTCAAGAGCCATCTCCAGATCGTCAACGACCGGACCTTGATCTCGAAGGTCAATGACCTCATCGAGACGCGCCACCTGACGGCCCTCTCGGCGCTCCAGGAAGTTCTGCAAGGTTACGCCGCCACCTTCGCCCGGATCGAGCACGACTATTACCGGGAACGAATCGCCGACATCCGCGACGTCATCTCCCGGATCGGCTCGCACCTGACCGCGCAGTCGCCGTTCGACTCCCACGGCGACTCGGCCTTGAACGGCGACGAGCCGGTCATCCTGGTCGCCCACGAGCTGCTGCCCAGCCAGGCCATGAGCCTGGGCAACCTGCCGATCGCGGGGATCGTCACCGAGACCGGCGGCGGGACCAGCCATGCGGCCATCCTCGCCCGCAGCCGTGGGATCCCGGCCGTCTCGGGCGTCATCGACATCACCCTCGTGGTCCAGTCCGGCGACCCCATCATCGTCGACGGCCGCGATGGCCTGGTGCTCATCCGGCCCGACCCCGAGGTCACCTCCGCCTACCGCAAGCTCCAGCGCGAGTTCTTCGACCTGAAGGATCGCCTGATCCTCAACAGGGATCAGCCGGCCGTCTCCGCCGATGGCGCCCAGATCGAGCTGCTTGCCAACATCAACAACATCGCCGACGCCCAGGCCGCCTCGCAGGTCGGCGCCACCGGCGTCGGCCTCTTTCGCACCGAGTACCTCTTCCTCACCCACCAGGACGTGCCCGACGAGGAAGAGCAGTACCAGTACTACCGCCAGATCATCGAAGACTCGCCCAACAAGACGATCACAATCCGGACCCTCGACCTCGGTGGCGACAAGACCCTCCCCTACCTGGGCAGCCGCAACGAGGCCAACCCCTTCATGGGCTGGCGGTCGATCCGGCTTTCGTTCGAGCACCCCAGGCTCTTCGAGCGCCAGATCAGGGCCATCCTGCGGGCCGCCAGGCACGGCAAGGTGAGCATCCTCTTCCCGATGATCACCACCCTGGAGGAGCTGAGGTACGTCAACCGGATGGTCGACGAGACGCGCCGGAACCTGCGGCGCGAGGGCGTCCCATTCGGCGAGGACGTGAAGACGGGCCTGATGGTCGAGGTCCCCGCGGCGGCCATCTGCATCGACGCCCTCCTGCGCGAGACCGATTTCATCTCGATCGGCTCCAACGACCTGATCCAGTATTTGGTGGCCGCCGACCGCGACAACCCCAAGGTGGCCCACCTCTGCGAGCCCCTGAGCCCTGCAATCTTCAAGATCCTCCAGATGGTCATCGACGCCTGCCAGCGCATGGGCACGCCGGTGACGCTCTGCGGCGAGATGGCGGGCCAGCCCAAGAGCGTGCTGACCCTGTTCGGCCTCGGCCTGCGCCGGTTCAGCATGAGCCCCGCATTCGTGCCGACGATCAAGGCGCTGCTCGCGTCGGTGACCACCGCCCAGGCCGAGCGGTTCGCCCACCAGGTGCTCCAGCTCAAGACGGCCGAGGAGATCCGCGGCTACCTCTCGGCTCGGCTGCACGAGGTCTCCAGTACGCTAGAAGTCCTCGATTCCAACTGA
- a CDS encoding PPC domain-containing protein has product MTRARAGRLTALSVLIGHVLFASNARAAAPTIAGITPAGVARGAAIEVTINGGALAGKPELVAPFKVTVEPAAPENKDAANWKFKATVDPATPTGVYAVRVKTEDGVSNPFLVAVGQVGQVAEVEENSTFETAQVITPPIVVEGQAAGNDVDYYKFAGKKGQKLVIDAQCNRLGSGVDPSIRLTTAGRAYVGSADDSAGLITDARLIIALPEDGDYVIELSDSRYQGGARPVYRLMVGEIPVAEEVYPLGGRQGETVGFEARGGTLEGTKIFAATIASLPGLFEASPRAAGTSIGLPMDLDSLSPVAVGETTEAREPVDPAAAPIRVASPSVINGRIDPAGDEDRFTLAVAPGQVLRVEVEAADLGSSLDAQLQILGKDGAVLTTADDAPTGRRNKVAVAANAINSLDPIQGFTVPAGLTEITLAITDIQKRGGIGYPYRIVVEPGGPGFSVTLNDGELSIPKGGTAALPVTVVRRDYAGPIQLEVQNLPAGLTARPGTIADGQLVGVLTLSAAADAAFGVTGLNVVGKATGPAGPIVARATKSVTFVSQGPVPTNTMTFHASTVAPALPAPASLDAPVGPIEVVHGYASPIPLKVTRAAGADAALAITAAPLPPGLTVPAVNVAEKLAEGVANVHATADVPLGAMTVALLAKGALPGGERTLAVPAVIVNVVRPAELQVAATAEVKAGETVEVKGKVVRKGAFKEPVTVKLDGLPAGLKADPVTVAPDASDFTIKVVAEPTAAAAMAAAKVLVAFQIEKKDYPTPPGALAIKVLPK; this is encoded by the coding sequence ATGACTCGCGCACGTGCCGGCCGGTTGACGGCCCTGAGTGTGCTGATCGGGCACGTTCTATTCGCCTCGAATGCCCGGGCTGCGGCCCCGACCATCGCCGGGATCACTCCGGCGGGCGTCGCGCGTGGGGCGGCCATCGAGGTCACGATCAACGGCGGGGCCCTGGCGGGCAAACCCGAACTGGTGGCGCCGTTCAAGGTCACGGTCGAGCCGGCCGCGCCCGAGAACAAGGACGCCGCCAACTGGAAGTTCAAGGCGACCGTCGACCCGGCCACCCCCACGGGCGTCTACGCCGTGCGGGTGAAGACCGAGGATGGCGTTTCCAATCCGTTCCTCGTCGCCGTCGGCCAGGTCGGGCAAGTTGCCGAAGTCGAGGAGAACAGCACCTTCGAGACCGCTCAGGTGATCACGCCCCCGATCGTCGTCGAGGGGCAGGCGGCCGGCAATGACGTCGATTACTACAAGTTCGCCGGCAAGAAGGGGCAGAAACTCGTCATCGACGCCCAGTGCAACCGGCTCGGCTCGGGGGTCGACCCCTCGATCCGCCTGACGACCGCCGGCCGCGCTTACGTCGGGTCGGCCGACGACTCCGCGGGCCTGATCACCGACGCGCGGCTCATCATCGCCTTGCCCGAGGACGGCGATTACGTGATCGAGCTGTCCGACTCCCGCTACCAGGGCGGGGCCAGGCCGGTCTATCGCCTGATGGTGGGGGAGATTCCGGTCGCCGAGGAGGTCTATCCGCTGGGCGGTCGCCAGGGCGAGACGGTCGGATTCGAGGCTCGCGGCGGGACGTTGGAAGGCACGAAGATCTTCGCGGCCACGATCGCCTCGCTGCCGGGCCTATTCGAAGCCTCTCCGCGTGCGGCGGGCACATCGATCGGCCTGCCCATGGATCTCGACTCGCTCTCTCCGGTCGCCGTGGGCGAGACCACCGAGGCGCGTGAGCCTGTCGATCCGGCGGCGGCACCGATCCGGGTTGCGAGCCCATCGGTGATCAACGGCCGGATCGACCCGGCCGGCGACGAGGACCGTTTCACGCTGGCCGTCGCGCCCGGGCAGGTCCTGAGGGTCGAAGTCGAGGCGGCCGACCTCGGATCGTCGCTCGATGCCCAGCTCCAGATCCTGGGCAAGGACGGCGCGGTCCTGACCACGGCGGACGACGCGCCCACGGGCCGGAGGAACAAGGTGGCCGTGGCCGCCAACGCGATCAACTCGCTCGATCCGATTCAGGGCTTCACCGTCCCGGCCGGCTTGACGGAGATCACGCTGGCGATCACCGACATCCAGAAGCGCGGCGGGATTGGCTACCCCTATAGAATCGTGGTCGAGCCGGGCGGGCCGGGGTTCTCGGTCACCTTGAATGACGGCGAGTTGAGCATCCCCAAGGGAGGGACGGCAGCCCTGCCGGTGACGGTCGTGCGCCGCGACTACGCCGGCCCGATCCAGCTCGAAGTTCAGAACCTACCCGCCGGCCTGACCGCGCGGCCGGGGACGATCGCCGACGGCCAGCTCGTCGGGGTGCTGACGCTGAGCGCCGCGGCCGATGCGGCGTTCGGTGTGACGGGCCTGAACGTCGTGGGCAAGGCGACCGGCCCGGCCGGTCCGATCGTGGCCCGCGCCACCAAGTCGGTCACGTTCGTCTCGCAGGGGCCGGTTCCCACGAACACGATGACCTTCCACGCCTCGACGGTCGCCCCCGCCCTGCCCGCCCCGGCCTCGCTGGACGCCCCCGTCGGCCCGATCGAGGTGGTGCACGGCTATGCCAGCCCGATCCCGCTGAAGGTGACCCGTGCCGCCGGCGCAGACGCCGCCCTGGCCATCACAGCCGCCCCGCTCCCGCCGGGCCTGACCGTCCCGGCCGTGAATGTCGCTGAGAAGCTCGCCGAAGGGGTTGCGAATGTGCATGCCACGGCGGATGTGCCGCTGGGGGCGATGACCGTCGCCCTGCTGGCCAAGGGCGCACTGCCGGGAGGCGAGCGGACGCTGGCCGTGCCCGCCGTGATCGTCAACGTCGTCCGGCCGGCCGAGTTGCAGGTCGCCGCGACCGCCGAGGTAAAGGCGGGCGAGACCGTCGAGGTGAAGGGGAAAGTCGTCCGCAAGGGGGCGTTCAAGGAGCCGGTCACCGTCAAGCTCGACGGCCTGCCCGCCGGCCTGAAGGCCGACCCGGTGACCGTCGCGCCCGACGCCTCCGACTTCACGATCAAGGTCGTCGCCGAGCCGACCGCCGCCGCCGCGATGGCCGCGGCCAAGGTGCTCGTGGCGTTCCAGATCGAGAAGAAGGATTACCCAACGCCCCCCGGCGCCCTGGCCATCAAGGTCTTGCCGAAGTAA